A window from Fusarium musae strain F31 chromosome 8, whole genome shotgun sequence encodes these proteins:
- a CDS encoding hypothetical protein (EggNog:ENOG41), with product MKFTLGNRAAMADTPSEVMNWRLYWSTFVFGVLGASRGLDEGLVGGMVTLKSFKEEFGLDHGSEEHQAQVESNITSMVQIGSIAGSLLAFFLCDKIGRVRSLQFLCMLWLVGFIIVITSHGSVGQVLAGRFIAGLGIGMTVVVGPTYLAETAPRAVRGMLTNIFAGSVYLGVMVAYFSNWGASINMPDSSRYQWVAPQTCHIGFSGLLLILSFTVPETPRWLTMKGRNEESTKALCKLRQLPEDHPFVQAELYGIREQLEREQEAILGVSRWGKIRELLTIPANRYRFMLGFMAQLLGQWSGASAITIYAAEFFGVLGKSGQSEKLFATCILGVVKLVSAYACAFFLVDFIGRRRSLYAGITLQTISVLYIAIFLAIVGTKTLEDGTLTSTQKHAGVGAIAMLYISGVGWTMGWNSFQYLVNAEIWPLRLRALGSSITMCLHFANQYGSTKAVPLMLLHMTSSGFFFFCAAVCILGLIWVWAFVPEMAGRSLESTDELFSLPWYKIGRYGNKLAPDNEAILARDEKAEMKREVEVSQLEQA from the exons ATGAAGTTCACGCTCGGAAACAGAGCCGCGATGGCGGATACGCCTAGTGAGGTTATGAACTGGCGCTTATACTGGAGTACCTTTGTCTTCG GTGTCCTAGGTGCCAGTCGTGGCCTTGACGAAGGTCTCGTCGGAGGCATGGTCACcctcaagagcttcaaagaAGAATTTGGCCTCGATCACGGATCCGAAGAacatcaagcccaagtcGAGTCCAATATCACCAGCATGGTTCAAATCGGTTCCATCGCTGGTTCACTCCTAGCATTCTTCCTCTGCGATAAGATCGGTCGTGTTCGGTCACTTCAATTCCTGTGCATGCTTTGGCTTGTTGGTTTCATCATCGTAATTACCAGCCATGGAAGCGTGGGACAGGTTCTGGCTGGACGCTTCATCGCTGGCCTGGGTATCGGAATGACTGTCGTTGTTGGCCCGACATACCTTGCTGAGACTGCACCGAGGGCTGTGCGTGGTATGCTTACCAATATCTTTGCTGGTTCTGTCTACCTTGGTGTCATGGTTGCGTACTTTAGCAACTGGGGCGCTTCCATCAACATGCCCGACTCATCTCGGTACCAATGGGTTGCTCCTCAAACATGCCACATTGGCTTCTCTGG ACTCCTTCTGATCCTATCCTTCACCGTCCCCGAGACCCCTCGGTGGCTCACCATGAAGGGTCGAAATGAAGAGAGCACCAAAGCACTCTGCAAGCTTCGACAACTCCCCGAAGACCATCCATTCGTCCAAGCTGAACTGTACGGCATTCGCGAGCAACTTGAGCGAGAGCAAGAAGCCATCCTCGGTGTCTCCCGATGGGGCAAGATCCGAGAACTTCTTACAATCCCCGCCAACCGATACCGCTTCATGCTCGGCTTCATGGCCCAGCTCTTGGGTCAATGGTCTGGCGCTAGTGCCATCACCATCTATGCCGCCGAGTTCTTTGGGGTCCTCGGAAAGTCTGGCCAGTCTGAGAAACTCTTCGCCACTTGCATTCTCGGTGTCGTCAAGTTGGTCTCTGCCTATGCATGCGCTTTCTTCCTTGTCGACTTCATCGGTCGACGTCGATCTCTATATGCTGGTATTACTCTTCAGACTATCTCAGTCTTGTACATCGCCATCTTCCTTGCTATCGTTGGTACGAAGACCCTTGAGGATGGAACCTTGACAAGCACTCAGAAGCATGCTGGCGTCGGCGCAATTGCAATGCTGTACATCTCAGGTGTCGGCTGGACAATGGGTTGGAACTCGTTCCAGTATCTCGTCAACGCTGAGATTTGGCCCCTTCGCCTTCGTGCCCTGGGTAGTTCCATCACCATGTGTCTTCACTTTGCCAACCAGTACGGCAGCACCAAGGCTGTTCCCCTTATGCTTCTTCACATGACTAGCAGtggattcttcttcttctgcgctGCTGTCTGTATCCTCGGCCTCATCTGGGTCTGGGCATTTGTTCCAGAGATGGCAGGACGATCACTTGAGAGCACCGATGAACTGTTCTCTCTACCTTGGTACAAGATTGGTCGCTATGGAAATAAGCTGGCGCCTGATAACGAGGCTATCTTGGCGAGGgacgagaaggctgagatgaagcGGGAGGTGGAGGTCAGTCAACTGGAGCAAGCATAA
- a CDS encoding hypothetical protein (EggNog:ENOG41): MKCIVHGDAHIGITFMSSAGEPSFLDWQVTQSALAMHDVAYFIGGALSIQDRRTHEKDLLQSYLGALKLAGGPGLEIEDVWEEYRRQTFRGFAWALAGPLMQSRKIVDAMVERHCAAIVDHKSIELLEGQEL; the protein is encoded by the coding sequence ATGAAGTGTATCGTCCATGGTGATGCACACATTGGAATCACATTCATGTCATCCGCAGGAGAGCCTAGCTTTCTTGACTGGCAGGTAACTCAGTCTGCGTTAGCTATGCATGATGTTGCGTACTTCATCGGCGGCGCACTGTCGATTCAAGATCGCCGCACTCATGAGAAAGACCTCTTGCAGTCTTACCTCGGCGCCCTGAAACTTGCGGGCGGTCCGGGACTTGAGATCGAGGATGTTTGGGAAGAGTACCGACGACAAACGTTTCGCGGCTTTGCATGGGCCCTTGCTGGGCCACTGATGCAGAGCCGCAAGATTGTCGATGCTATGGTGGAACGACACTGCGCGGCGATTGTAGATCACAAGAGCATAGAATTACTTGAGGGCCAGGAGTTATGA